A genomic window from Paucibacter sp. KCTC 42545 includes:
- a CDS encoding GNAT family N-acetyltransferase, with the protein MSPAPASLKWRLEPVVEADFESLLALRIAALQESLERLGRFDPARARARFQAGFEPAFMQHIVSAESGQRLGFFTVKPRPEGQVLRLEHLYLSPAAQGHGAGSWVMEQIKRQARLSACEISLGALKLSRANDFYQAHGFQQVAEQEFDVEYRWNPAMELRA; encoded by the coding sequence TTGAGCCCTGCGCCAGCATCGCTGAAATGGCGGCTGGAGCCGGTGGTCGAGGCCGACTTTGAGTCGCTGCTGGCCCTGCGCATCGCCGCCTTGCAGGAAAGCCTGGAACGGCTGGGCCGCTTTGACCCGGCGCGGGCGCGGGCGCGCTTCCAGGCCGGCTTCGAGCCCGCTTTCATGCAGCACATCGTCAGTGCCGAGTCCGGTCAGAGGCTGGGCTTCTTCACCGTCAAGCCGCGCCCCGAGGGTCAGGTCTTGCGTTTGGAACATCTCTACCTCAGTCCAGCAGCTCAAGGACATGGCGCCGGTAGCTGGGTGATGGAACAAATCAAGCGCCAAGCGCGCCTGAGCGCTTGTGAGATCAGCCTTGGCGCACTCAAGCTGAGCCGCGCGAATGACTTCTACCAGGCCCACGGCTTTCAGCAAGTGGCCGAGCAGGAGTTCGATGTGGAGTACCGCTGGAACCCGGCCATGGAGTTGCGCGCATGA
- a CDS encoding acetyl-CoA carboxylase biotin carboxylase subunit encodes MFKKILIANRGEIACRVIKTAQKMGIKTVAVYSEADRDARHVELADEAVLLGPAPSRESYLVADKIIAAAKSTGAEAIHPGYGFLSENEEFARRVEEEGLVFIGPKAHSIAAMGDKIASKKLAGAAQVNTIPGHNEPILAAEDAVKIAQGIGYPVMIKASAGGGGKGLRVAFNDKECFEGFTSCRNEARNSFGDDRVFMEKFVEEPRHIEIQVLGDSQGNVLYLWERECSIQRRHQKVIEEAPSPFISEATRKAMGEQAVALAKAVKYQSAGTVEFVVGKDQSFYFLEMNTRLQVEHPVTECITGLDLVEQMIRVAAGEALAFKQEDLRRDGWAIECRINAEDPFRNFLPSTGRLVSYLPPPTSLEAATTPPRDRPLPDGVRVDTGVYEGGEIPMFYDSMIAKLIVHGKDRLDAIAKMREALNGFVIRGISSNIPFQSALLAHPDFVSGNFNTGFIAQHYADGFRAEDVPHEDPLFLVALAAFIRRKANERAAGISGQLAGHEMQLDSDYVAIVHQGQGQVLRYEVHVSEYLGLAGQATIRIGEQSYKIECRSRLSEIRLSGLVNGKPFFAQAERGTTKNPLAYRISHNGLSIKVTVLSPRAAELHALMPYKAPPDTSKFLLSPMPGLLAQVTVQPGQVVQAGERLAIIEAMKMENILLATQDVKVAEVLAKPGESLSVDQPILRFE; translated from the coding sequence ATGTTTAAGAAAATCCTGATCGCGAACCGCGGGGAGATCGCCTGCCGGGTGATCAAGACGGCCCAGAAAATGGGCATCAAGACGGTGGCGGTTTACTCCGAGGCGGACCGCGATGCCCGCCATGTGGAGCTGGCCGACGAGGCCGTGCTGCTTGGCCCAGCGCCTTCGCGCGAGTCCTATCTGGTGGCCGACAAGATCATTGCGGCGGCCAAGAGCACCGGCGCTGAAGCCATCCACCCCGGCTACGGTTTCCTGAGCGAAAACGAAGAGTTCGCCCGCCGTGTGGAAGAAGAAGGCTTGGTCTTCATCGGCCCCAAGGCCCATTCCATCGCGGCGATGGGCGACAAGATTGCTTCCAAGAAGCTGGCCGGCGCGGCCCAGGTCAACACCATTCCCGGCCACAACGAGCCGATTCTGGCGGCCGAAGATGCCGTCAAGATCGCGCAAGGCATTGGCTACCCGGTGATGATCAAGGCCAGCGCAGGCGGTGGTGGCAAGGGCTTGCGGGTGGCCTTCAACGACAAGGAATGCTTCGAGGGCTTCACCAGCTGCCGCAACGAGGCGCGCAATAGCTTTGGCGACGACCGCGTCTTCATGGAGAAGTTCGTCGAAGAGCCGCGCCATATCGAGATTCAGGTGCTGGGCGACTCGCAGGGCAATGTGCTTTACCTCTGGGAGCGTGAATGCTCCATCCAGCGCCGCCATCAGAAGGTGATCGAAGAGGCGCCGTCGCCCTTTATTTCCGAAGCCACCCGCAAGGCCATGGGCGAGCAGGCCGTGGCCTTGGCTAAAGCCGTGAAGTACCAGAGCGCAGGTACGGTGGAGTTCGTGGTCGGCAAGGACCAGAGCTTTTACTTTCTGGAGATGAACACCCGCTTGCAGGTAGAGCATCCGGTGACGGAGTGCATCACCGGCCTGGACCTGGTGGAGCAGATGATTCGCGTGGCGGCTGGCGAAGCGCTGGCCTTCAAGCAAGAAGACCTGCGCCGTGATGGCTGGGCGATTGAATGCCGCATCAATGCCGAAGACCCGTTCCGCAACTTCCTGCCTTCCACCGGCCGTTTGGTGAGCTATCTGCCGCCGCCCACCAGCTTGGAGGCCGCCACCACGCCGCCGCGTGACCGGCCCTTGCCGGATGGCGTGCGAGTGGATACCGGCGTCTACGAAGGCGGCGAGATCCCGATGTTCTACGACTCGATGATCGCCAAGCTGATCGTGCACGGCAAGGATCGCCTGGACGCCATTGCCAAGATGCGCGAGGCACTCAATGGCTTTGTGATTCGCGGCATCTCCAGCAACATCCCCTTCCAGTCGGCGCTGCTGGCGCATCCGGACTTCGTCTCGGGCAACTTCAACACCGGCTTCATCGCCCAGCACTATGCCGACGGCTTCCGCGCCGAGGATGTGCCGCATGAGGACCCCTTGTTCCTGGTGGCCTTGGCGGCCTTCATTCGCCGCAAGGCCAATGAGCGCGCCGCCGGCATCAGCGGGCAATTGGCTGGCCATGAAATGCAGTTGGACAGCGACTACGTCGCCATCGTTCACCAAGGCCAGGGTCAGGTCTTGCGCTATGAGGTGCATGTGTCGGAATACCTTGGCTTGGCGGGCCAAGCCACCATCCGGATTGGTGAGCAGAGCTACAAGATCGAATGCCGCTCGCGCCTGAGCGAGATCCGCCTCAGCGGCTTGGTCAATGGCAAGCCTTTCTTTGCCCAGGCTGAACGCGGCACGACCAAGAACCCCTTGGCCTATCGCATCAGCCACAACGGCTTGTCCATCAAGGTCACGGTGTTGTCGCCACGCGCGGCAGAGCTGCATGCCTTGATGCCTTACAAGGCGCCACCGGACACCAGCAAGTTCTTGCTCTCGCCCATGCCGGGGCTGCTGGCCCAGGTGACGGTGCAGCCGGGCCAGGTGGTGCAGGCGGGTGAGCGCCTGGCCATCATCGAAGCCATGAAGATGGAAAACATCTTGCTGGCGACACAGGATGTGAAGGTTGCTGAAGTACTGGCCAAGCCGGGCGAAAGCTTGTCGGTGGATCAACCGATTCTGAGGTTCGAGTGA
- a CDS encoding GntR family transcriptional regulator codes for MATPQALAPRALYQEVAERLRAQIFSRELEPGHWIDELKICRDLGISRTPLREALKVLAAEGLVTMKVRRGAYVTEMSERDVREAYQLLALLESDATARVCQLASAEQMQELQALHKTLVDQAEHHEAFFATNERFHLRILEIEGNRWRQQIVTDLRRVMKLNRHHSLFKQGRIQDSLQEHEMLIAALVERRSEDAARLMRMHFDNGLAAATHGTPASGAGD; via the coding sequence ATGGCCACACCCCAAGCTCTGGCACCGCGAGCCCTCTACCAAGAGGTGGCCGAACGCCTGCGCGCGCAAATCTTCAGCCGCGAACTCGAGCCCGGCCATTGGATTGATGAACTCAAGATTTGCCGCGACCTCGGCATCAGCCGAACACCGCTGCGCGAAGCCCTGAAAGTCTTGGCGGCTGAAGGCCTGGTGACGATGAAGGTGCGGCGCGGCGCCTATGTGACCGAAATGTCAGAGCGCGATGTGCGCGAGGCCTACCAGTTGCTGGCCCTGCTGGAAAGCGATGCCACGGCACGCGTTTGCCAACTGGCGAGCGCGGAGCAAATGCAAGAGCTACAGGCCCTGCACAAAACCCTGGTGGACCAAGCAGAGCATCACGAGGCCTTTTTCGCGACCAATGAGCGCTTTCACCTGCGCATCCTAGAAATTGAAGGCAATCGCTGGCGCCAGCAAATCGTCACCGACCTGCGCCGAGTGATGAAGCTCAACCGCCATCACTCCTTGTTCAAGCAAGGGCGAATCCAAGATTCGCTGCAGGAGCACGAAATGCTGATCGCCGCACTGGTCGAACGCCGCAGCGAGGACGCGGCGCGACTCATGCGCATGCATTTCGACAACGGCCTCGCCGCAGCCACCCACGGCACGCCCGCATCAGGCGCGGGCGACTAA
- the scpA gene encoding methylmalonyl-CoA mutase, whose translation MSDSRSSVPASAAAAPKSTAPVNSPSAAGEFAAADLAQWHKAAAKSAPGGNVDALNWHTPEGLVVKPLYTAEDTAELPHANTLPGFEPFLRGPQATMYAVRPWTIRQYAGFSTAEESNAFYRKALAAGGQGVSVAFDLATHRGYDSDHPRVTGDVGKAGVAIDSAEDMKILFDGIPLDKVSVSMTMNGAVLPVLAGYVVAAEEQGVSQDQLSGTIQNDILKEFMVRNTYIYPPEPSMKIIGDIIEYTAQHMPKFNSISISGYHMQEAGANQALELAFTLADGKEYVKTAIAKGMDVDDFAGRLSFFWAVGMNFYLEIAKMRAARLLWCRIMKGFDAKKPKSLMLRTHSQTSGWSLTEQDPYNNVVRTTIEAMAAVFGGTQSLHTNSLDEAIALPTEFSSRIARNTQLIIQEETHITSVIDPWAGSYMMEKLTQDMADKAWSIIEEVEAMGGMVKAVDSGWAKLKIEASAAEKQARIDSGKDVIVGVNKYKLAKEDPIEILDVDNVRVRDGQITRLKQIRATRDAAAVQAALAALTESARTGQGNLLDLAIKATRLRATVGEISDALEAEFGRHRADTQKVSGVYAAAYDSAEGWAKLQDEIKAFAEGQGRRPRVMIAKLGQDGHDRGAKVVASAYADLGFDVDIGPLFQTPEECARQAIENDVHAVGVSTLAAGHKTLVPAIIAALKEQGADDIIVFVGGVIPAQDYEFLYQSGVKGIYGPGTPIPASAKDVLEQIRQAVAA comes from the coding sequence ATGTCAGATTCACGTTCATCAGTTCCCGCCTCAGCTGCAGCAGCGCCCAAGTCAACGGCGCCCGTCAACTCGCCTTCGGCGGCTGGCGAATTTGCTGCAGCCGATCTGGCGCAGTGGCACAAGGCCGCTGCCAAGTCGGCCCCCGGCGGCAATGTGGATGCTTTGAACTGGCATACGCCGGAAGGCTTGGTGGTCAAGCCCCTGTACACGGCCGAGGACACGGCGGAACTACCCCACGCCAATACCTTGCCCGGCTTCGAGCCCTTTTTGCGCGGCCCGCAAGCCACCATGTATGCGGTGCGCCCCTGGACCATCCGCCAGTACGCCGGTTTCTCTACTGCGGAGGAAAGCAATGCCTTCTACCGCAAGGCCTTGGCGGCGGGCGGGCAGGGCGTGTCGGTGGCCTTCGACTTGGCGACCCACCGCGGCTACGACAGCGATCACCCGCGCGTGACCGGTGACGTCGGCAAGGCCGGCGTGGCGATTGATTCGGCCGAAGACATGAAGATCTTGTTCGACGGCATTCCGCTCGACAAGGTTTCGGTGTCCATGACCATGAATGGCGCCGTGCTGCCAGTGTTGGCCGGCTATGTGGTGGCGGCCGAGGAGCAGGGCGTTTCGCAAGATCAGCTGAGTGGCACGATCCAGAACGACATCCTCAAGGAGTTCATGGTTCGCAACACTTATATCTACCCGCCCGAGCCGTCGATGAAGATCATCGGCGACATCATCGAGTACACGGCCCAGCACATGCCGAAGTTCAACTCGATCTCGATCTCGGGCTATCACATGCAAGAGGCGGGCGCCAATCAAGCTTTGGAGCTGGCCTTCACCCTGGCCGATGGCAAGGAATATGTGAAGACCGCTATTGCCAAGGGCATGGATGTGGATGACTTTGCCGGCCGCCTGAGCTTCTTCTGGGCCGTGGGCATGAACTTCTATCTGGAGATCGCAAAGATGCGGGCCGCGCGCCTGCTGTGGTGCCGAATCATGAAGGGCTTTGATGCCAAGAAGCCCAAGAGCCTGATGCTGCGCACCCACAGCCAGACTTCGGGCTGGTCGCTGACCGAGCAAGACCCCTACAACAATGTGGTGCGCACCACCATCGAGGCGATGGCTGCGGTGTTTGGCGGCACGCAATCGCTGCACACCAATTCGCTGGACGAAGCGATTGCGCTGCCCACCGAGTTTTCCTCGCGCATCGCCCGCAACACCCAGCTGATCATCCAGGAAGAAACGCACATCACCAGCGTCATCGACCCCTGGGCCGGTAGCTACATGATGGAGAAGCTGACGCAGGACATGGCCGACAAGGCCTGGTCCATCATCGAAGAGGTCGAGGCCATGGGCGGCATGGTCAAGGCGGTGGACAGCGGCTGGGCCAAGCTCAAGATCGAGGCCAGCGCGGCGGAGAAGCAAGCTCGCATCGACTCCGGCAAAGACGTGATTGTTGGCGTCAACAAATACAAGCTGGCCAAGGAAGATCCGATCGAAATTCTTGATGTGGACAATGTGCGCGTGCGCGATGGCCAGATCACCCGCCTGAAGCAGATTCGCGCCACCCGCGATGCGGCGGCGGTGCAGGCCGCCTTGGCGGCGCTGACGGAGTCGGCCCGCACCGGCCAAGGCAATCTGCTGGACTTGGCCATCAAGGCCACGCGATTGCGCGCCACCGTGGGTGAGATCAGCGATGCGCTGGAAGCCGAGTTCGGCCGCCACCGCGCGGATACTCAGAAGGTCAGTGGTGTCTATGCCGCCGCTTACGACTCGGCCGAAGGTTGGGCCAAGCTGCAAGACGAGATCAAGGCTTTTGCTGAAGGCCAAGGCCGCCGCCCCCGCGTGATGATTGCCAAGCTGGGCCAGGACGGCCATGACCGCGGCGCCAAGGTGGTGGCCAGTGCCTATGCCGACCTGGGCTTCGATGTGGACATCGGCCCGCTGTTCCAGACGCCCGAGGAATGCGCCCGCCAAGCGATCGAGAATGATGTGCACGCCGTTGGCGTGTCGACCTTGGCGGCAGGGCACAAGACCTTGGTGCCCGCCATCATCGCGGCGCTGAAAGAGCAGGGCGCGGACGACATCATCGTCTTCGTTGGCGGCGTCATCCCGGCGCAGGATTACGAGTTCTTGTACCAGTCCGGCGTCAAGGGCATTTACGGCCCGGGCACGCCCATCCCGGCGAGTGCCAAAGACGTGCTGGAGCAAATTCGCCAGGCGGTGGCCGCTTGA
- a CDS encoding LysR family transcriptional regulator: MRLDLTTLNLVLAIEQTRSITKGAAREHLALAAASKRVSDLEARLGVQLFERRARGVEPTEACRALVRHIRSLHASLHALESEVVEFARGIKGHLRIAANSGAIAECLPADLAAFSQAHPQIRISLEDQTSAEVQAAVAEGRADVGIFTPPLLDNRLQHWLYREARLAVLVPQDHELANREAVNFSDLLDFDLIGLHAGASAQELMREQAQARGRTLKARLQVRGFDAIAQLVEAGLGVAVLPEGPAERFSRVFKLRLLRLDESWAAREYRLGVAQQERMPAVLQRFVDALCPQSKTSSEH; the protein is encoded by the coding sequence ATGCGGCTTGACCTGACCACCCTCAACCTTGTCTTGGCGATTGAGCAAACCCGCTCCATCACCAAGGGCGCGGCGCGCGAGCATTTGGCGCTCGCGGCGGCCAGCAAGCGGGTATCGGACCTGGAAGCGCGCCTGGGTGTGCAGCTGTTTGAGCGCCGCGCTCGTGGCGTGGAGCCCACCGAGGCCTGCCGCGCTTTGGTGCGTCATATCCGCAGCCTGCATGCATCTTTGCACGCGCTGGAAAGCGAAGTGGTGGAGTTCGCCCGCGGCATCAAAGGGCATTTGCGCATTGCCGCCAATAGCGGCGCGATTGCCGAATGCCTGCCCGCTGATTTGGCCGCCTTCTCGCAAGCGCACCCGCAAATTCGCATCAGCCTGGAAGATCAAACCAGCGCCGAGGTGCAGGCGGCGGTGGCCGAAGGGCGTGCCGATGTCGGCATCTTCACGCCGCCCTTGCTGGACAACCGCTTGCAGCATTGGCTGTACCGGGAAGCGCGCTTGGCCGTCTTGGTGCCGCAGGACCATGAATTGGCGAACCGCGAGGCGGTGAATTTCTCCGACCTGCTGGACTTTGATTTGATCGGCTTGCACGCCGGCGCCAGCGCCCAGGAATTGATGCGCGAACAGGCGCAAGCACGCGGCCGCACGCTCAAGGCGCGCCTGCAAGTGCGCGGCTTTGATGCCATCGCCCAGTTGGTGGAAGCGGGCCTGGGCGTGGCGGTCTTGCCCGAAGGCCCGGCCGAACGATTTTCCCGCGTCTTCAAGCTGCGCCTGCTGCGCCTGGACGAAAGCTGGGCCGCCCGCGAATACCGCTTGGGCGTGGCCCAGCAAGAGCGCATGCCGGCCGTGCTGCAGCGCTTTGTTGATGCGCTGTGCCCCCAATCCAAAACAAGCTCCGAGCATTGA
- a CDS encoding VOC family protein produces the protein MSTSKPYKILGIQQIAIGGPDKAALRKLWVDVLGLTVTGNFVSERENVDEDICTIGSGPHKVEVDLMQPLDPEKKPAVHSTPLNHVGLWVDDLPKAVAWMSANGVRFAPGGIRPGAAGYDICFIHPKSSAEFPIGGEGVLIELVQAPPDVVAALS, from the coding sequence ATGAGCACGAGCAAGCCTTACAAGATTCTCGGCATCCAGCAAATCGCCATCGGCGGCCCGGATAAGGCCGCATTGCGCAAGCTGTGGGTGGATGTGCTGGGCCTCACTGTCACCGGCAACTTCGTGTCCGAACGCGAGAACGTCGACGAAGACATCTGCACCATTGGCAGCGGGCCGCACAAGGTGGAGGTTGACCTGATGCAGCCTCTGGACCCCGAGAAAAAGCCCGCCGTGCACAGCACGCCGCTGAACCATGTTGGCCTGTGGGTGGATGACCTGCCCAAGGCGGTGGCGTGGATGAGCGCCAACGGTGTTCGTTTTGCGCCTGGAGGCATCCGCCCTGGCGCAGCGGGCTACGACATCTGCTTCATCCACCCCAAGAGCAGCGCCGAGTTCCCGATTGGCGGGGAGGGCGTGTTGATCGAGTTGGTGCAGGCGCCGCCGGACGTTGTGGCGGCCTTGTCCTGA
- a CDS encoding acyl-CoA carboxylase subunit beta gives MHDIQQRLEEKRALARLGGGEKRIAAQHAKGKLTARERLELLFDEGTFEEWDMFVEHRCVDFGMADNKIPGDGVVTGYGMINGRLAFSFSQDFTVFGGALSESHAEKICKVMDQAMKVGAPVIGLNDSGGARIQEGVASLGGYADVFQRNVLASGVIPQISMIMGPCAGGAVYSPAMTDFIFMVKDSSYMFVTGPEVVKTVTHEEVTAEELGGAATHTSKSGVADLAFDNDVEAILMLRRFFNYLPLNNREKAPTRQGFNGGDPAGRLDYSLDTLVPDNANKPYDMKELLLKVVDDGDFFELQPEYAKNILTGFARMEGQTVGIVANQPLVLAGCLDIKSSIKAARFVRFCDAFNIPVITFVDVPGFMPGTSQEYGGIIKHGAKLLYAYAECTVPKVTVITRKAYGGAYDVMSSKHLRGDVNFAWPNAEIAVMGAKGAVEIIFREDKGDPAKLAAKEAEYKARFANPFVAGARGFIDDVIQPHETRKRICRSLAMLKDKKLENPWRKHGNMPL, from the coding sequence ATGCATGACATCCAACAAAGGCTAGAAGAAAAGCGCGCCCTGGCCCGCCTGGGCGGCGGCGAGAAGCGCATTGCGGCCCAACATGCCAAGGGCAAGCTGACGGCGCGCGAGCGGCTGGAACTGCTGTTCGACGAAGGTACCTTCGAAGAATGGGATATGTTTGTCGAGCACCGCTGCGTGGACTTCGGCATGGCCGACAACAAGATCCCCGGCGACGGCGTGGTGACCGGCTACGGCATGATCAACGGCCGCCTGGCCTTTAGCTTCAGCCAGGACTTCACCGTCTTCGGCGGCGCGCTGAGCGAATCGCATGCCGAGAAGATCTGCAAGGTGATGGACCAGGCCATGAAGGTTGGTGCCCCGGTGATCGGCTTGAACGACTCGGGCGGTGCGCGCATCCAGGAAGGCGTGGCCTCCTTGGGCGGCTATGCCGATGTCTTCCAGCGCAATGTGCTGGCCTCGGGCGTGATTCCGCAGATCAGCATGATCATGGGCCCCTGCGCTGGTGGCGCGGTGTACAGCCCGGCGATGACGGACTTCATCTTCATGGTGAAGGACTCCAGCTATATGTTCGTCACCGGCCCCGAGGTGGTGAAGACCGTCACCCATGAGGAAGTGACCGCCGAGGAGTTGGGCGGCGCGGCAACGCACACATCCAAGAGCGGCGTGGCCGATCTGGCTTTCGACAACGATGTCGAGGCGATTCTGATGCTGCGGCGCTTCTTCAACTATCTGCCGCTGAACAACCGCGAGAAGGCCCCCACCCGTCAGGGCTTCAACGGCGGCGACCCGGCTGGCCGCTTGGACTATTCGCTGGACACCTTGGTGCCCGACAACGCCAACAAGCCCTACGACATGAAGGAGCTTTTGCTCAAGGTCGTGGACGACGGCGATTTCTTCGAACTGCAGCCCGAGTACGCCAAGAACATCCTCACCGGTTTCGCCCGCATGGAAGGCCAAACGGTGGGCATCGTCGCCAATCAGCCCCTGGTGCTGGCTGGCTGCCTGGACATCAAGAGCAGCATCAAGGCCGCCCGCTTTGTGCGTTTTTGCGATGCCTTCAATATTCCCGTCATCACCTTCGTCGATGTGCCCGGCTTCATGCCCGGCACGAGCCAAGAGTACGGCGGCATCATCAAGCATGGCGCCAAGCTGCTTTATGCCTATGCCGAATGCACGGTGCCCAAGGTCACCGTGATCACCCGCAAGGCCTACGGCGGCGCTTACGATGTGATGAGCTCCAAGCACCTGCGTGGCGACGTCAACTTTGCCTGGCCTAACGCTGAAATCGCGGTGATGGGTGCCAAGGGCGCGGTGGAGATCATCTTCCGCGAAGACAAGGGCGATCCCGCCAAACTGGCCGCCAAGGAAGCCGAGTACAAGGCCCGCTTTGCCAACCCCTTTGTGGCTGGCGCACGCGGCTTCATCGACGATGTGATCCAGCCGCATGAGACGCGCAAGCGCATCTGCCGCAGCTTGGCCATGTTGAAGGACAAGAAGCTGGAAAACCCGTGGCGCAAGCACGGCAATATGCCGCTGTGA
- the meaB gene encoding methylmalonyl Co-A mutase-associated GTPase MeaB has product MNLAADLQSASNPVQRRAMAKAITLLESTRADHRLQADALLTEILPLTGRAFRLGISGVPGVGKSTFIEALGLFLIERGLRVAVLAVDPSSTVSGGSILGDKTRMERLSMQPQAYIRPSPSSGTLGGVAEKTREAMLVCEAAGYDVVIVETVGVGQSETAVAGMTDMYVLLQLPNAGDDLQAIKKGVMELADLVVINKADLDALAATRARAHISSNLRVHAMHGHGHDSAEQAPAWYPQVMQLSALKAQGLEEFWAAVCRYRSLQEANGALAEKRRQQALAWMWERIQAGLQQQFSTHTAVQAALAPSIEQVLAGQLAPSTAARQLLAHFSGDKHA; this is encoded by the coding sequence ATGAATCTGGCGGCGGACTTGCAATCAGCCTCAAACCCGGTCCAGCGCCGTGCCATGGCCAAGGCCATCACCTTGCTGGAGTCGACCCGCGCGGACCATCGCTTGCAGGCCGATGCCTTGCTGACCGAGATCTTGCCGCTCACCGGCCGCGCCTTCCGCCTGGGCATTTCCGGCGTGCCGGGTGTGGGCAAAAGCACCTTCATCGAAGCGCTTGGCCTCTTCTTGATCGAGCGCGGCCTGCGCGTGGCGGTGCTGGCGGTGGATCCCTCCAGCACCGTGTCCGGCGGCTCCATCTTGGGTGACAAGACCCGCATGGAGCGGCTTTCCATGCAGCCCCAAGCTTATATCCGCCCCAGCCCCAGTAGCGGCACCCTGGGCGGCGTGGCCGAGAAAACGCGCGAGGCCATGCTGGTTTGTGAGGCGGCGGGCTATGACGTCGTCATCGTCGAAACCGTGGGCGTGGGCCAGAGCGAAACCGCCGTGGCCGGCATGACGGATATGTATGTGCTCCTGCAATTGCCCAATGCGGGCGATGACTTGCAGGCCATCAAAAAAGGCGTGATGGAATTGGCCGACTTGGTGGTGATCAACAAGGCCGATCTCGATGCGCTGGCCGCCACCCGGGCGCGTGCCCACATCAGCAGCAATCTGCGTGTGCATGCCATGCATGGCCATGGTCATGATTCTGCGGAGCAAGCGCCGGCCTGGTATCCCCAGGTGATGCAACTCAGCGCTTTGAAAGCCCAAGGGCTGGAAGAATTTTGGGCGGCGGTGTGCCGCTACCGCAGCCTGCAAGAGGCCAATGGCGCTTTGGCTGAGAAGCGCCGCCAGCAGGCCCTGGCCTGGATGTGGGAACGCATCCAAGCCGGCTTGCAACAACAGTTTTCTACCCACACCGCCGTGCAAGCGGCCCTGGCACCTAGCATTGAACAAGTGCTGGCCGGCCAACTCGCGCCCAGTACGGCGGCGCGTCAACTACTCGCTCATTTCTCTGGAGACAAGCATGCATGA
- a CDS encoding methyltransferase, with the protein MSLVASEAQTLPVVVVSYNSVDLLRNLLSSFRSFYPNPVHVVDGSEPGPLADIRTMLVEFEGVTLHAQEFNIHHGPGMAWAISQLDLGPRALFLDSDIVVLKPGFIEDLLSHLQPEDYGVGGVAYVNREGFDIPYAYGAVPYLHPPCMLCNIEVMKQWPLPIKHGAPMVAPMLALHDAGRSHLLRHLDWTFNDVTPDTRKLYLDHIGRGTVTATQGYHLEEWMAEAQARAQQKLAQAQGAAPTGYNPDLLPMIPAGARRILEVGCSTGALAHALKLQRPDVHILGLELDPKAAQVARGHCNEVLNLDIEAADEALFRDFADRDCWIFGDVLEHLRDPWRVLSQIRKVMPAGACVVASIPNVQHWSLQGRLAVGDFRYEADGLLDRTHLRWFTRITLFELFQSAGLRVEAGVPRIFNEPGREPVLAAIRQMALAMGRDPEGAVRDALPLQYVVRAVAI; encoded by the coding sequence ATGAGTCTTGTTGCCTCTGAAGCCCAAACCCTGCCGGTGGTGGTGGTGTCCTACAACAGCGTGGACTTGCTGCGCAATCTATTGAGCTCCTTTCGGAGCTTCTATCCCAATCCGGTCCATGTGGTGGATGGCTCAGAGCCTGGCCCGCTGGCCGACATTCGCACCATGCTGGTCGAGTTTGAGGGCGTGACTCTGCATGCGCAGGAGTTCAACATCCACCATGGCCCGGGCATGGCCTGGGCCATCAGTCAGTTGGACCTGGGCCCCCGCGCCTTGTTTCTGGATAGCGATATCGTGGTCCTGAAACCGGGCTTTATTGAGGACTTGCTGTCCCATCTGCAGCCCGAGGACTATGGCGTGGGCGGCGTGGCCTATGTCAATCGCGAGGGTTTTGATATTCCCTATGCCTACGGGGCAGTGCCTTATCTGCACCCGCCGTGCATGCTGTGCAATATCGAGGTGATGAAACAGTGGCCGCTGCCCATCAAGCATGGCGCGCCCATGGTGGCGCCCATGTTGGCCTTGCATGATGCGGGGCGCTCGCATCTGCTGCGGCATCTGGACTGGACGTTCAACGACGTCACCCCCGATACCCGCAAGCTCTATTTGGATCACATCGGCCGTGGCACGGTCACCGCTACCCAGGGCTACCACTTGGAAGAGTGGATGGCTGAAGCGCAGGCGCGAGCCCAGCAAAAGCTGGCACAAGCTCAAGGCGCCGCGCCAACCGGCTACAACCCCGATTTGCTACCCATGATTCCGGCCGGCGCGCGGCGCATTTTGGAGGTGGGTTGCAGCACCGGTGCGCTGGCGCATGCCCTGAAATTGCAAAGGCCGGATGTGCACATCCTTGGCTTGGAGCTTGATCCCAAGGCGGCCCAAGTGGCACGTGGGCATTGCAACGAGGTCTTGAATTTGGACATCGAAGCCGCCGATGAGGCCTTGTTCCGCGACTTCGCTGACCGCGACTGCTGGATTTTTGGCGATGTGCTGGAGCATTTGCGTGACCCCTGGCGAGTGCTGAGCCAGATTCGCAAGGTCATGCCGGCGGGCGCTTGCGTGGTGGCGAGCATTCCCAATGTGCAGCATTGGAGCCTGCAAGGGCGCCTAGCCGTGGGGGATTTTCGTTATGAGGCTGATGGTTTACTGGACCGCACCCATTTGCGCTGGTTCACCCGCATCACCTTGTTTGAGCTGTTTCAGTCGGCTGGTTTGAGGGTGGAGGCCGGCGTGCCGCGCATTTTCAATGAGCCGGGGCGGGAGCCTGTGCTGGCGGCCATCCGGCAGATGGCCTTGGCCATGGGCCGTGACCCGGAAGGGGCAGTGCGGGATGCGCTGCCCTTGCAATACGTGGTGCGTGCCGTCGCAATCTGA